Proteins encoded in a region of the Streptomyces sp. NBC_00310 genome:
- the mmuM gene encoding homocysteine S-methyltransferase — MTSNTPGFPGIPGPRVGPFAATLAADALVLDGGMSNQLESAGHDLSDELWSARLLAERPKAITEAHLAYFEAGASVAITSSYQATFEGFAKRGIRRDRAAELMSLSVELAVDAAVEAKARGISRPLLVAASVGPYGAMLADGSEYRGRYGLSVAELERFHRPRLEALAATYPDVLALETIPDTDEAEALLRAIRGLEVPAWLSYTVDGDRTRAGQPLEEAFALAADVEEVVAVGVNCCSPDDVDGAIETAVRATGKPVVVYPNSGETWDASARAWTGRSTFTTEQVEGWRAAGARLIGGCCRVGPEAISAIAKTLG; from the coding sequence ATGACCAGCAACACGCCCGGCTTCCCCGGCATCCCCGGTCCCCGTGTCGGCCCCTTCGCCGCGACCCTCGCGGCCGATGCGCTCGTCCTCGACGGCGGTATGTCCAACCAGCTCGAATCGGCCGGTCACGACCTGAGCGACGAGCTGTGGTCGGCGCGGCTCCTCGCCGAGCGGCCAAAGGCGATCACCGAGGCCCATCTCGCCTACTTCGAGGCGGGCGCGAGCGTGGCGATCACCTCCAGCTACCAGGCCACCTTCGAGGGCTTCGCCAAGCGCGGTATCCGACGCGACCGGGCGGCCGAACTCATGTCCCTGAGCGTCGAGTTGGCCGTGGACGCGGCGGTGGAGGCCAAGGCGAGGGGCATCTCGCGCCCCCTGCTGGTGGCGGCCTCGGTCGGCCCGTACGGGGCGATGCTCGCGGACGGCTCCGAGTACCGGGGCCGGTACGGGCTGAGCGTGGCCGAGCTGGAACGGTTCCACCGGCCCCGGCTGGAGGCGCTGGCCGCCACCTACCCCGACGTCCTGGCCCTGGAGACGATCCCGGACACCGACGAGGCCGAGGCGCTGCTGCGGGCGATCCGCGGTCTGGAGGTGCCCGCCTGGCTGTCGTACACCGTCGACGGCGACCGCACCCGCGCCGGGCAGCCGCTGGAGGAGGCCTTCGCGCTCGCCGCGGACGTGGAGGAGGTCGTCGCCGTGGGTGTGAACTGCTGCTCGCCCGACGACGTGGACGGTGCGATCGAGACGGCTGTCCGGGCCACGGGCAAACCCGTCGTCGTGTATCCGAACAGCGGCGAGACCTGGGACGCGTCGGCGCGGGCCTGGACCGGGCGGTCGACGTTCACCACCGAGCAGGTGGAGGGGTGGCGGGCGGCCGGGGCCCGGCTGATCGGCGGGTGCTGCCGGGTGGGACCCGAGGCGATCTCGGCGATCGCGAAGACGCTGGGCTGA